The Maylandia zebra isolate NMK-2024a linkage group LG4, Mzebra_GT3a, whole genome shotgun sequence genome includes a window with the following:
- the LOC143418372 gene encoding nuclear GTPase SLIP-GC-like isoform X1, whose amino-acid sequence MEEQYTSQEMDSFATQVFPSTSNKGKRKPNPQGKSSKQPAAKQQRVSTPGKNSEAVILPNIKGIMEEVTARLQDQNELSAFLKKKITELDKDKRVQIGVFGETGAGKSSLINAIIDEENLLPSSDECTSACTSVIIKVEASVDDKYQALIEFLKTEEWNDELWYLLQSAGDKNNEETADDDDDDDDDDDSNDYIENKLSALYGEEWKKNSSKDLTEKKCFSDIHELLKSGTKTFTCKTAMDLSGKLTPYTMNSPLPSQSKKGKRYYWPIVKCVTVKVPNKDLLQHVTLVDLPGSGDCNKSRDEMWKRIVGDCCVVWIVTEIKRAASQETAWKILSRVSRFIGNGGECQRICFICSKSDVTGISHGRLPGEVHKLIVKRNTQAKEQVKQKIKNKKKPFSDNCFEVFTVSSREFLEKEHLDPEETEIPKLQKLLKELNNLHSETKNYVSGAFTILSLIQDAKHKKAGDKNENVCAELKNTLGCKYEQIKKEIEEVYKTFEKCLSKGVENSKKEDEKKLTKLLDKEDGRGFHRTLKSVVLGGGVHKTRKEINFNVELASCLTNSIDEKFSKIFPCASWSDTIRINPAVTYKPFNGSISAFSLGTDLLTTECKDLKLQLDFLKMEEEKIKEKLNETIRIEKKMIYNSLLETIETKMKECYEEAAKCGGNGQLHNMKTIIKSHVRSNKEMYEEAKNAMLEKVDALKSTILEELEKAMTESIEFSLRTDNNSLPDVSEELEKVTKHHDELLSSQH is encoded by the exons GAAGAACAATACACAAGTCAGGAAATGGACAGTTTTGCAACTCAA GTTTTCCCATCCACATCTAATAAAG GAAAGAGGAAGCCCAATCCTCAGGGCAAATCTAGCAAGCAGCCAGCAGCTAAACAACAGCGTGTGTCTACACCAGGAAAAAACTCAG AAGCAGTGATACTGCCTAATATTAAAGGCATTATGGAAGAGGTCACGGCAAGACTACAAGATCAAAATGAACTAAGTGCTTTCCTAAA gaaaaaaataacagaattGGACAAAGACAAGAGGGTACAAATCGGTGTTTTTGGTGAAACCGGGGCAGGAAAATCCTCTTTGATAAATGCAATCATTGATGAGGAAAATCTTTTGCCCTCTTCTGATGAATGTACCAGTGCATGCACCTCAGTCATCATAAAGGTGGAGGCCTCAGTGGACGACAAGTATCAGGCACTCATTGAGTTCCTTAAAACAGAG GAGTGGAACGATGAGTTGTGGTATTTGCTTCAGTCAGCTGGAGATAAaaacaatgaagaaacagctgatgatgatgatgatgatgatgatgatgatgacagtaATGATTACATTGAGAACAAACTGTCAGCACTGTACGGagaagaatggaaaaaaaattcatCTAAAGACCTAACGGAGAAAAAATGTTTCAGTGACATTCATGAACTTCTTAAGTCTGGGACGAAGACTTTCACATGTAAAACT GCTATGGACTTATCTGGCAAACTTACCCCATACACAATGAATAGCCCTTTACCTTCTCAgagcaaaaaaggaaagaggTACTATTGGCCAATAGTGAAGTGTGTGACTGTCAAGGTGCCAAACAAGGATCTTCTCCAGCATGTCACACTTGTGGACCTTCCTGGAAGTGGTGACTGTAACAAGAGCAGAGATGAAATGTGGAAAAGG ATTGTTGGTGATTGTTGCGTTGTGTGGATTGTGACTGAGATTAAAAGAGCAGCATCTCAAGAGACAGCCTGGAAAATCTTGAGCCGTGTCAGTAGGTTCATTGGAAATGGTGGCGAGTGCCAGCGTATTTGCTTTATTTGCTCCAAGTCTGATGTAACTGGAATTTCACATGGCCG TTTGCCAGGTGAAGTCCATAAACTCATagttaaaagaaacacacaagccAAGGAACAagtaaagcaaaaaataaaaaataagaag AAACCCTTCAGTGATAACTGTTTCGAAGTGTTCACAGTGAGCTCCCGTGAGTTCCTAGAAAAAGAGCATCTAGATCCAGAAGAAACTG AAATACCCAAACTTCAAAAACTTCTGAAAGAGCTCAACAACCTTCACTCAGAGACAAAAAATTATGTGTCTGGAGCTTTTACGATTCTGTCTCTGATTCAAGATGCCAAACACAAAAAAGCA ggtGATAAAAACGAAAATGTGTGTGCAGAACTTAAAAACACCCTGGGATGCAAATATGAACAAATCAAGAAAGAAATAGAAGAGGTCTACAAGACCTTTGAAAAATGCCTTAGCAAGGGGGTTGAAAACTCcaaaaaagaagatgaaaaaaaattgaCGAAGTTATTGGac aAAGAGGATGGCCGTGGTTTTCACAGGACATTAAAGTCTGTTGTTTTGGGAGGTGGCGTCCACAAAACAAGGAAAGAAATAAACTTCAACGTGGAATTAGCTTCATGCCTGACTAACAGCATTGATGAAAAATTCAGCAAGATCTTCCC GTGTGCCTCCTGGTCTGACACTATACGAATCAATCCTGCAGTTACATACAA ACCATTCAATGGATCCATTAGTGCATTTTCGCTTGGAACCGATTTACTGACTACTGAGTGCAAAGATCTAAAACTACAACTGGATTTTCTCAAGATGGAG gaAGAAAAAATTAAGGAGAAACTCAACGAAACCATCCggatagaaaagaaaatgatctACAACAGTCTGTTGGAGACAATTGAGACAAAGATGAAAGAATGCTATGAAG AGGCAGCAAAATGTGGTGGAAATGGCCAATTACACAATATGAAGACCATTATCAAGAGCCATGTACGCTCAAATAAGGAAATGTATGAGGAAGCAAAAAATGCCATGTTGGAGAAGGTGGATGCTTTAAAG AGCACCatcctggaggagctggagaaAGCCATGACAGAATCCATTGAATTTTCTCTCAGGACTGACAACAACTCACTCCCAG atgttTCAGAAGAGCTAGAGAAAGTGACAAAACATCATGATGAACTTTTAAGCAGTcaacattaa
- the LOC143418372 gene encoding nuclear GTPase SLIP-GC-like isoform X2, translated as MDSFATQVFPSTSNKGKRKPNPQGKSSKQPAAKQQRVSTPGKNSEAVILPNIKGIMEEVTARLQDQNELSAFLKKKITELDKDKRVQIGVFGETGAGKSSLINAIIDEENLLPSSDECTSACTSVIIKVEASVDDKYQALIEFLKTEEWNDELWYLLQSAGDKNNEETADDDDDDDDDDDSNDYIENKLSALYGEEWKKNSSKDLTEKKCFSDIHELLKSGTKTFTCKTAMDLSGKLTPYTMNSPLPSQSKKGKRYYWPIVKCVTVKVPNKDLLQHVTLVDLPGSGDCNKSRDEMWKRIVGDCCVVWIVTEIKRAASQETAWKILSRVSRFIGNGGECQRICFICSKSDVTGISHGRLPGEVHKLIVKRNTQAKEQVKQKIKNKKKPFSDNCFEVFTVSSREFLEKEHLDPEETEIPKLQKLLKELNNLHSETKNYVSGAFTILSLIQDAKHKKAGDKNENVCAELKNTLGCKYEQIKKEIEEVYKTFEKCLSKGVENSKKEDEKKLTKLLDKEDGRGFHRTLKSVVLGGGVHKTRKEINFNVELASCLTNSIDEKFSKIFPCASWSDTIRINPAVTYKPFNGSISAFSLGTDLLTTECKDLKLQLDFLKMEEEKIKEKLNETIRIEKKMIYNSLLETIETKMKECYEEAAKCGGNGQLHNMKTIIKSHVRSNKEMYEEAKNAMLEKVDALKSTILEELEKAMTESIEFSLRTDNNSLPDVSEELEKVTKHHDELLSSQH; from the exons ATGGACAGTTTTGCAACTCAA GTTTTCCCATCCACATCTAATAAAG GAAAGAGGAAGCCCAATCCTCAGGGCAAATCTAGCAAGCAGCCAGCAGCTAAACAACAGCGTGTGTCTACACCAGGAAAAAACTCAG AAGCAGTGATACTGCCTAATATTAAAGGCATTATGGAAGAGGTCACGGCAAGACTACAAGATCAAAATGAACTAAGTGCTTTCCTAAA gaaaaaaataacagaattGGACAAAGACAAGAGGGTACAAATCGGTGTTTTTGGTGAAACCGGGGCAGGAAAATCCTCTTTGATAAATGCAATCATTGATGAGGAAAATCTTTTGCCCTCTTCTGATGAATGTACCAGTGCATGCACCTCAGTCATCATAAAGGTGGAGGCCTCAGTGGACGACAAGTATCAGGCACTCATTGAGTTCCTTAAAACAGAG GAGTGGAACGATGAGTTGTGGTATTTGCTTCAGTCAGCTGGAGATAAaaacaatgaagaaacagctgatgatgatgatgatgatgatgatgatgatgacagtaATGATTACATTGAGAACAAACTGTCAGCACTGTACGGagaagaatggaaaaaaaattcatCTAAAGACCTAACGGAGAAAAAATGTTTCAGTGACATTCATGAACTTCTTAAGTCTGGGACGAAGACTTTCACATGTAAAACT GCTATGGACTTATCTGGCAAACTTACCCCATACACAATGAATAGCCCTTTACCTTCTCAgagcaaaaaaggaaagaggTACTATTGGCCAATAGTGAAGTGTGTGACTGTCAAGGTGCCAAACAAGGATCTTCTCCAGCATGTCACACTTGTGGACCTTCCTGGAAGTGGTGACTGTAACAAGAGCAGAGATGAAATGTGGAAAAGG ATTGTTGGTGATTGTTGCGTTGTGTGGATTGTGACTGAGATTAAAAGAGCAGCATCTCAAGAGACAGCCTGGAAAATCTTGAGCCGTGTCAGTAGGTTCATTGGAAATGGTGGCGAGTGCCAGCGTATTTGCTTTATTTGCTCCAAGTCTGATGTAACTGGAATTTCACATGGCCG TTTGCCAGGTGAAGTCCATAAACTCATagttaaaagaaacacacaagccAAGGAACAagtaaagcaaaaaataaaaaataagaag AAACCCTTCAGTGATAACTGTTTCGAAGTGTTCACAGTGAGCTCCCGTGAGTTCCTAGAAAAAGAGCATCTAGATCCAGAAGAAACTG AAATACCCAAACTTCAAAAACTTCTGAAAGAGCTCAACAACCTTCACTCAGAGACAAAAAATTATGTGTCTGGAGCTTTTACGATTCTGTCTCTGATTCAAGATGCCAAACACAAAAAAGCA ggtGATAAAAACGAAAATGTGTGTGCAGAACTTAAAAACACCCTGGGATGCAAATATGAACAAATCAAGAAAGAAATAGAAGAGGTCTACAAGACCTTTGAAAAATGCCTTAGCAAGGGGGTTGAAAACTCcaaaaaagaagatgaaaaaaaattgaCGAAGTTATTGGac aAAGAGGATGGCCGTGGTTTTCACAGGACATTAAAGTCTGTTGTTTTGGGAGGTGGCGTCCACAAAACAAGGAAAGAAATAAACTTCAACGTGGAATTAGCTTCATGCCTGACTAACAGCATTGATGAAAAATTCAGCAAGATCTTCCC GTGTGCCTCCTGGTCTGACACTATACGAATCAATCCTGCAGTTACATACAA ACCATTCAATGGATCCATTAGTGCATTTTCGCTTGGAACCGATTTACTGACTACTGAGTGCAAAGATCTAAAACTACAACTGGATTTTCTCAAGATGGAG gaAGAAAAAATTAAGGAGAAACTCAACGAAACCATCCggatagaaaagaaaatgatctACAACAGTCTGTTGGAGACAATTGAGACAAAGATGAAAGAATGCTATGAAG AGGCAGCAAAATGTGGTGGAAATGGCCAATTACACAATATGAAGACCATTATCAAGAGCCATGTACGCTCAAATAAGGAAATGTATGAGGAAGCAAAAAATGCCATGTTGGAGAAGGTGGATGCTTTAAAG AGCACCatcctggaggagctggagaaAGCCATGACAGAATCCATTGAATTTTCTCTCAGGACTGACAACAACTCACTCCCAG atgttTCAGAAGAGCTAGAGAAAGTGACAAAACATCATGATGAACTTTTAAGCAGTcaacattaa